A single Cellulomonas sp. SLBN-39 DNA region contains:
- a CDS encoding metal-sulfur cluster assembly factor has translation MTTDSTGTAPGAANVADVEEAMRDVIDPELGINVVDLGLVYGVAIDQTNTAVIDMTLTSAACPLTDVIEDQSAQALDGVVDGFRINWVWMPPWGPEKITDDGREQMRALGFNI, from the coding sequence GGCGCGGCCAACGTGGCCGACGTCGAGGAGGCGATGCGCGACGTCATCGACCCCGAGCTCGGCATCAACGTCGTCGACCTCGGCCTCGTCTACGGCGTCGCGATCGACCAGACGAACACCGCGGTCATCGACATGACGCTCACGTCGGCGGCGTGCCCGCTGACGGACGTCATCGAGGACCAGTCCGCGCAGGCCCTCGACGGGGTCGTCGACGGCTTCCGCATCAACTGGGTGTGGATGCCGCCGTGGGGCCCGGAGAAGATCACCGACGACGGCCGTGAGCAGATGCGGGCCCTGGGCTTCAACATCTGA
- a CDS encoding ABC-F family ATP-binding cassette domain-containing protein → MITASAVELRVGARVLLVPTTFRIAAGDRIGLVGRNGAGKTTLTKTLAGDTQPTGGTVSNNGEVGYLPQDPSAGDLTQLAMDRVLSARGLDVVLAAMRETEGAMASADDETRESAMERYGKLEARFTAGGGYAAESEAHRITAALGLDDRVLGQELGTLSGGQRRRVELARILFSGADTLLLDEPTNHLDADSIVWLRDYLKTYPGGFLVISHDVDLLRATVNKVFHLDANRAQLDQYNLGWDAYLLQRETDEKRRRRERANAEKKAATLLAQADKMRAKATKAVAAQNMARRAERMLSGLEEARVSDKVAKLRFPDPAPCGRTPLTAEGLSKSYGSQEVFTDVSLAIDRGSKVVVLGLNGAGKTTLLRMLGGLEKPDTGEVLPGHGLKLGYYAQEHETLDLSRTVVENLRTAAPDLTDTQVRSVLGSFLFSGDDADKPARVLSGGEKTRLALAALVVSSANVLLLDEPTNNLDPASREEILAALRGYQGAVVLVSHDEGAVAALEPERVLLLPDGDEDLYGPDYLDLIALA, encoded by the coding sequence GTGATCACCGCCTCGGCCGTGGAGCTGCGCGTCGGCGCCCGCGTCCTGCTCGTCCCCACCACGTTCCGCATCGCCGCCGGCGACCGCATCGGCCTCGTCGGCCGCAACGGTGCGGGCAAGACCACCCTGACCAAGACCCTTGCGGGCGACACCCAGCCCACCGGGGGCACGGTGTCGAACAACGGCGAGGTCGGCTACCTGCCGCAGGACCCCAGCGCCGGCGACCTCACGCAGCTCGCCATGGACCGCGTGCTCTCGGCGCGCGGCCTCGACGTCGTCCTGGCCGCGATGCGCGAGACCGAGGGGGCCATGGCGTCGGCGGACGACGAGACGCGCGAGTCCGCCATGGAGCGGTACGGGAAGCTCGAGGCCCGCTTCACGGCGGGCGGCGGGTACGCGGCCGAGTCGGAGGCGCACCGCATCACCGCGGCCCTCGGGCTCGACGACCGGGTGCTCGGCCAGGAGCTCGGTACCCTCTCCGGCGGCCAGCGCCGCCGCGTCGAGCTCGCCCGGATCCTCTTCTCCGGCGCCGACACGCTGCTGCTCGACGAGCCGACCAACCACCTCGACGCCGACTCCATCGTGTGGCTGCGTGACTACCTCAAGACCTACCCGGGCGGCTTCCTCGTCATCAGCCACGACGTCGACCTGCTGCGCGCCACCGTCAACAAGGTCTTCCACCTCGACGCCAACCGCGCCCAGCTCGACCAGTACAACCTCGGCTGGGACGCGTACCTCCTCCAGCGCGAGACCGACGAGAAGCGCCGTCGCCGCGAGCGGGCGAACGCCGAGAAGAAGGCCGCGACGCTGCTCGCGCAGGCCGACAAGATGCGCGCCAAGGCCACCAAGGCCGTCGCAGCGCAGAACATGGCCCGCCGTGCCGAGCGCATGCTCTCGGGGCTGGAGGAGGCCCGCGTCTCGGACAAGGTCGCCAAGCTGCGGTTCCCCGACCCGGCGCCGTGCGGGCGCACGCCGCTGACCGCCGAGGGGCTGTCGAAGTCGTACGGCTCGCAGGAGGTCTTCACCGACGTCTCGCTCGCCATCGACCGGGGCTCCAAGGTCGTGGTCCTCGGGCTCAACGGCGCCGGCAAGACGACGCTGCTGCGCATGCTCGGGGGCCTGGAGAAGCCCGACACGGGCGAGGTGCTGCCTGGGCACGGCCTCAAGCTCGGCTACTACGCCCAGGAGCACGAGACGCTCGACCTGTCGCGCACGGTCGTGGAGAACCTGCGCACGGCCGCCCCCGACCTGACCGACACGCAGGTCCGCTCGGTGCTCGGCTCGTTCCTCTTCTCCGGCGACGACGCGGACAAGCCCGCGCGCGTGCTGTCCGGCGGGGAGAAGACGCGCCTGGCGCTCGCCGCCCTCGTGGTGTCCAGCGCGAACGTGCTGCTGCTCGACGAGCCGACGAACAACCTCGACCCGGCCAGCCGCGAGGAGATCCTCGCCGCGCTGCGCGGGTACCAGGGCGCCGTCGTCCTCGTCAGCCACGACGAGGGGGCGGTCGCCGCCCTCGAGCCCGAGCGGGTGCTGCTGCTGCCCGACGGCGACGAGGACCTGTACGGGCCGGACTACCTGGACCTCATCGCCCTGGCGTGA
- a CDS encoding energy-coupling factor ABC transporter ATP-binding protein produces MIELDGAEVTAWSPDPAGGPDRVVRLLGPVDLRLAERRVAVVGANGSGKSTLARLLNGLVLPSAGHVRVDGLDTAADGPAVRRRVGFVFTDPDAQIVMPTPLEDVALSLRRTVPDAREREARAAATLARFGLADRAHVPVHALSGGQRQLLALAAVLATDPQVLVCDEPTTLLDLRWRTRVDDLLATLPQQVVVVTHDLEAAARAERVLVVDEGVVVADDAPGPAIARYRSLMTGARAAHP; encoded by the coding sequence GTGATCGAGCTCGACGGCGCCGAGGTCACCGCCTGGTCCCCCGACCCCGCGGGCGGTCCCGACCGTGTGGTCCGCCTGCTGGGGCCGGTGGACCTGCGCCTGGCCGAGCGCCGCGTCGCCGTCGTCGGTGCCAACGGGTCCGGCAAGTCGACGCTGGCCCGGCTGCTCAACGGGCTGGTCCTGCCGTCCGCCGGGCACGTGCGGGTGGACGGCCTCGACACCGCCGCCGACGGACCGGCCGTCCGCCGCCGCGTCGGGTTCGTGTTCACCGACCCGGACGCCCAGATCGTCATGCCGACCCCGCTGGAGGACGTCGCGCTGTCGCTGCGCCGCACCGTCCCCGACGCCCGCGAGCGCGAGGCCCGCGCCGCCGCCACGCTGGCCCGGTTCGGGCTCGCCGACCGCGCGCACGTGCCGGTCCACGCGCTGTCCGGCGGGCAGCGCCAGCTCCTGGCGCTCGCGGCGGTGCTGGCCACCGACCCGCAGGTGCTCGTGTGCGACGAGCCGACGACCCTGCTGGACCTGCGCTGGCGCACCCGGGTGGACGACCTGCTCGCGACGCTCCCCCAGCAGGTGGTGGTGGTGACGCACGACCTGGAGGCCGCCGCCCGCGCCGAGCGGGTCCTCGTCGTCGACGAGGGGGTGGTCGTCGCGGACGACGCGCCCGGGCCGGCGATCGCCCGCTACCGGTCGCTGATGACGGGTGCGCGGGCGGCGCACCCGTGA
- a CDS encoding SURF1 family protein, giving the protein MRPATRRALGLVAVGLVVAVVCTALGRWQWNRHVARDAAIAVVEANWAAAPVDLAQVVADPDAPLPDADAWRTVTVTGRWLTDASVLLRNRPVDSTPAYHVLVPLLVTDPGGRPDAAGDRVLVVDRGWVPTGADGSVDVDVPPPPAGEVRVTVRLRPGERPATREAPAGQVHAIDPAQVVAAGGDAVPAGTLPYAAYGSFVAETPPAAVALGALDPPSTDPGSHLSYAFQWWVFALGGLVAFVVAARRELTAPDVPAPGAPGPTGAPAPVPPARRARRRGRDEIDEDALVDAQLADGPGAPVTPGR; this is encoded by the coding sequence GTGAGGCCGGCGACCCGGCGCGCCCTCGGCCTGGTGGCCGTCGGGCTCGTCGTGGCGGTCGTCTGCACGGCGCTGGGCCGGTGGCAGTGGAACCGGCACGTCGCGCGCGACGCCGCGATCGCCGTGGTGGAGGCCAACTGGGCGGCGGCACCCGTCGACCTCGCGCAGGTCGTGGCCGATCCCGACGCGCCCCTGCCCGACGCCGACGCGTGGCGCACCGTCACCGTCACCGGGCGCTGGCTGACCGACGCGTCGGTGCTGCTGCGCAACCGCCCCGTCGACAGCACGCCCGCGTACCACGTGCTCGTGCCCCTGCTGGTGACGGACCCGGGCGGGCGGCCCGACGCGGCCGGGGACCGGGTGCTCGTGGTCGACCGCGGCTGGGTGCCCACGGGGGCGGACGGCTCGGTGGACGTCGACGTGCCCCCTCCCCCGGCGGGCGAGGTGCGCGTCACGGTGCGGCTGCGACCCGGTGAGCGCCCGGCGACGCGGGAGGCCCCCGCGGGCCAGGTGCACGCGATCGACCCCGCGCAGGTCGTCGCCGCCGGCGGGGACGCGGTCCCGGCGGGCACGCTCCCCTACGCCGCGTACGGCTCGTTCGTCGCGGAGACCCCCCCGGCCGCCGTCGCGCTGGGCGCGCTGGACCCGCCGTCGACGGACCCGGGATCGCACCTGTCGTACGCGTTCCAGTGGTGGGTGTTCGCGCTCGGCGGGCTGGTGGCGTTCGTCGTCGCGGCGCGCCGCGAGCTGACCGCCCCGGACGTGCCCGCCCCGGGCGCCCCCGGGCCCACGGGTGCGCCCGCACCCGTGCCGCCGGCGCGCCGGGCCCGTCGGCGCGGACGCGACGAGATCGACGAGGACGCCCTGGTGGACGCCCAGCTCGCCGACGGTCCGGGCGCGCCGGTCACGCCAGGGCGATGA
- a CDS encoding histidine phosphatase family protein, translating to MTSHRLVLLRHAKAEHTDAVVDHARPLAIPGRRQATAVGGALAASGHAPDHVLCSSALRTRQTWDLVRLALTAAGAPEAPADVSDDLYDAGTGDLLDLVRSVPEDVRTLLVVGHEPTVSHVAAALAGPGSDEAVTARVRVGVPTAAWSVLEIDGPWQQTAPGGARLTGLHVPD from the coding sequence GTGACGTCCCACCGACTGGTCCTCCTGCGGCACGCCAAGGCCGAGCACACCGACGCCGTGGTCGACCACGCCCGGCCCCTGGCGATCCCCGGCCGACGGCAGGCCACCGCCGTCGGCGGCGCCCTCGCCGCGTCCGGCCACGCCCCCGACCACGTGCTGTGCTCGTCCGCGCTGCGGACCCGGCAGACGTGGGACCTCGTCCGCCTCGCCCTGACCGCCGCCGGGGCGCCCGAGGCCCCGGCCGACGTCAGCGACGACCTCTACGACGCCGGCACCGGCGACCTCCTCGACCTCGTGCGGTCCGTGCCTGAGGACGTGCGCACCCTGCTGGTGGTCGGCCACGAGCCGACTGTCTCGCACGTCGCCGCCGCGCTGGCCGGTCCCGGGTCCGACGAGGCCGTCACGGCTCGCGTGCGCGTGGGGGTGCCCACGGCCGCCTGGTCGGTCCTCGAGATCGACGGACCCTGGCAGCAGACCGCGCCCGGCGGGGCGCGCCTGACGGGCCTGCACGTCCCCGACTGA
- the glgC gene encoding glucose-1-phosphate adenylyltransferase, which translates to MPAPRVLAIVLAGGEGKRLMPLTAHRAKPAVPFGGLYRLVDFALSNVINSRYLHVIVLTQYKSHSLDRHVSRTWRMSPLLGNYVAAVPAQQRVGKHWYLGSADAIYQCLNIIDDERPDIVVVVGADHVYRMDFSQMVDAHIESGAEFTVAGIRQPISQADQFGVIETDPADPTRIARFREKPADPAPVPGSPHEILASMGNYVANADALVHAVTVDAENVNSRHDMGGDIVPWFVERGTAGVYDFIRNDVPGSTDRDRDYWRDVGTIDSYFEANHDLISVEPVFNLYNEEWPLYTGYTGLPPAKFVHAGAGRLGHAADSIVSPGVLVSGATVSGSVLSPGVRLHSWAQVTDSVLMDGVQIMRYAQVHRAILDKNVVVPERARVGLDHAHDRARGFTVTDSGITVVPKGTIISD; encoded by the coding sequence ATGCCAGCGCCGCGTGTCCTCGCCATCGTCCTCGCCGGAGGGGAGGGGAAGCGGCTCATGCCGCTCACCGCGCACCGCGCGAAGCCCGCCGTCCCCTTCGGCGGCCTCTACCGCCTCGTCGACTTCGCCCTGTCGAACGTCATCAACTCGCGGTACCTGCACGTCATCGTGCTGACCCAGTACAAGTCGCACAGCCTCGACCGGCACGTGTCGCGCACGTGGCGCATGTCGCCGCTGCTCGGCAACTACGTGGCGGCCGTGCCGGCGCAGCAGCGCGTGGGCAAGCACTGGTACCTGGGCAGCGCCGACGCGATCTACCAGTGCCTGAACATCATCGACGACGAGCGCCCCGACATCGTCGTCGTGGTCGGCGCCGACCACGTCTACCGCATGGACTTCTCCCAGATGGTCGACGCGCACATCGAGTCCGGTGCGGAGTTCACGGTCGCGGGCATCCGGCAGCCGATCTCCCAGGCCGACCAGTTCGGCGTCATCGAGACCGACCCGGCCGACCCGACGCGCATCGCCCGGTTCCGCGAGAAGCCCGCCGACCCGGCACCGGTCCCCGGCTCGCCCCACGAGATCCTCGCGTCGATGGGCAACTACGTCGCGAACGCGGACGCCCTCGTCCACGCCGTGACGGTCGACGCGGAGAACGTCAACTCCCGGCACGACATGGGCGGCGACATCGTCCCGTGGTTCGTCGAGCGCGGCACCGCCGGCGTGTACGACTTCATCCGCAACGACGTGCCCGGGTCCACGGACCGCGACCGGGACTACTGGCGCGACGTCGGGACGATCGACTCGTACTTCGAGGCCAACCACGACCTCATCTCCGTGGAGCCGGTGTTCAACCTCTACAACGAGGAGTGGCCCCTGTACACCGGGTACACCGGTCTGCCGCCGGCGAAGTTCGTGCACGCGGGCGCCGGTCGCCTCGGGCACGCCGCCGACTCGATCGTCTCCCCCGGGGTCCTCGTGTCGGGGGCGACGGTGTCCGGCTCGGTCCTGTCCCCCGGCGTGCGCCTGCACTCGTGGGCGCAGGTCACGGACTCGGTGCTCATGGACGGCGTGCAGATCATGCGGTACGCGCAGGTGCACCGCGCGATCCTCGACAAGAACGTCGTCGTCCCCGAGCGGGCCCGCGTCGGCCTCGACCACGCGCACGACCGCGCCCGCGGGTTCACGGTCACCGACTCCGGCATCACCGTCGTGCCGAAGGGCACCATCATCAGCGACTGA
- a CDS encoding DUF3099 domain-containing protein translates to MSTRRRTGPGEEVHRITSAPEPLTDDLARRQRRYLWQMGLRVVCFLAAGLMWSHVPVVIPIVLLVVASVLPYVAVLLANAGRERRVEGDVQMTPRELGAGGGTSELGGGPR, encoded by the coding sequence GTGAGCACCCGCCGACGCACGGGCCCCGGCGAGGAGGTGCACCGCATCACCTCCGCCCCGGAGCCGCTGACCGACGACCTCGCGCGCCGCCAGCGCCGCTACCTGTGGCAGATGGGGCTGCGCGTCGTCTGCTTCCTCGCCGCCGGGCTGATGTGGTCGCACGTGCCCGTCGTCATCCCGATCGTGCTGCTGGTCGTCGCGTCGGTGCTGCCCTACGTGGCGGTGCTGCTGGCCAACGCCGGCCGCGAGCGCCGGGTCGAGGGTGACGTGCAGATGACGCCGCGCGAGCTGGGTGCCGGCGGCGGGACGAGCGAGCTGGGAGGTGGGCCGCGGTGA
- the serB gene encoding phosphoserine phosphatase SerB, whose amino-acid sequence MDTTSAGTSPAPASPGPRRLVVMDVDSTLITGEVVEMLAAHAGPRALAEVAAVTEAAMRGELDFAASLHARVATLAGLPVTVLADVLAEVELTPGAAELVAALHARGWPVGLVSGGFCEVVEPLAERLGITRVRANRLEVVDGHLTGRVQGDVVDRAAKARALAEYAAAAGVPMDRTVAIGDGANDLDMVAAAGVGIAFNAKPVLARAADAVVRGRLDAVLDLPQLAG is encoded by the coding sequence GTGGACACCACCTCCGCCGGCACCTCCCCCGCTCCCGCGTCCCCCGGCCCGCGCCGGCTCGTCGTCATGGACGTCGACTCGACCCTCATCACCGGGGAGGTCGTGGAGATGCTCGCCGCGCACGCCGGCCCGCGCGCCCTGGCCGAGGTCGCGGCGGTCACCGAGGCCGCGATGCGCGGCGAGCTGGACTTCGCCGCGTCCCTGCACGCCCGGGTCGCGACCCTCGCCGGTCTGCCCGTCACGGTCCTGGCCGACGTCCTGGCGGAGGTCGAGCTGACGCCGGGCGCCGCCGAGCTCGTCGCGGCGCTCCACGCGCGCGGGTGGCCCGTCGGGCTGGTCTCGGGCGGGTTCTGCGAGGTCGTCGAGCCCCTGGCCGAGCGCCTGGGCATCACGAGGGTGCGGGCCAACCGCCTGGAGGTCGTCGACGGGCACCTCACCGGCCGGGTGCAGGGCGACGTCGTCGACCGCGCGGCGAAGGCGCGGGCGCTCGCGGAGTACGCGGCGGCGGCCGGGGTGCCGATGGACCGGACGGTCGCGATCGGCGACGGCGCGAACGACCTCGACATGGTGGCCGCGGCGGGTGTCGGCATCGCGTTCAACGCCAAGCCGGTGCTCGCGCGGGCCGCCGACGCCGTGGTGCGCGGGCGGCTCGACGCGGTGCTGGACCTGCCGCAGCTCGCCGGCTGA
- a CDS encoding neutral zinc metallopeptidase: MTFSDGGNFEGGRVSRRSGGRTAAVGGGAIGLVVLAVYLFTGTDLSPLLGGGEAGAPAAQETVGACSAEQANSDPTCRFSATVQSLDAYWEPTLAGTGTPLTLPEGAVFEQATSTGCGDASASTGPFYCPVDTTIYLDLGFFTLLQEQFGTQGGPLAEMYVYAHEYGHHVQHLTGALESADRTGTGADSDSVRIELQADCYAGMWAGDAATREDPDTGVTFLEPITAEQLAQAIDTAEAIGDDHIQAGGGGTVDPDTWTHGSSEQRRRWFTIGYEQGSMQACDTFAAADL; encoded by the coding sequence GTGACCTTCAGCGACGGCGGGAACTTCGAGGGTGGGCGCGTCAGCAGGCGCTCGGGCGGGCGCACGGCAGCGGTCGGAGGCGGGGCGATCGGTCTGGTCGTCCTCGCGGTCTACCTGTTCACCGGCACCGACCTCTCCCCCCTGCTCGGCGGCGGGGAGGCCGGCGCGCCCGCCGCCCAGGAGACCGTCGGCGCCTGCAGCGCGGAGCAGGCCAACAGCGACCCCACGTGCCGGTTCTCCGCCACGGTCCAGTCGCTCGACGCCTACTGGGAGCCGACACTCGCGGGCACGGGCACACCCCTGACGCTCCCCGAGGGCGCGGTCTTCGAGCAGGCCACGAGCACCGGCTGCGGCGACGCGTCGGCCTCGACCGGCCCGTTCTACTGCCCCGTCGACACCACGATCTACCTGGACCTCGGGTTCTTCACGCTGCTGCAGGAGCAGTTCGGCACGCAGGGCGGGCCGCTCGCGGAGATGTACGTGTACGCCCACGAGTACGGCCACCACGTCCAGCACCTGACGGGCGCGCTCGAGAGCGCCGACCGCACGGGCACCGGCGCGGACTCCGACTCGGTCCGCATCGAGCTCCAGGCCGACTGCTACGCCGGCATGTGGGCCGGGGACGCGGCCACCCGGGAAGACCCCGACACCGGCGTGACGTTCCTCGAGCCGATCACCGCCGAGCAGCTGGCGCAGGCGATCGACACGGCCGAGGCCATCGGCGACGACCACATCCAGGCGGGCGGCGGCGGGACCGTCGACCCGGACACGTGGACCCACGGGTCGAGCGAGCAGCGCCGCCGCTGGTTCACGATCGGGTACGAGCAGGGGTCGATGCAGGCCTGCGACACCTTCGCCGCGGCCGATCTCTGA
- a CDS encoding biotin transporter BioY has translation MPSTPDAPATTAPARPVARRHRGTDVALVASFAAFVAACALVPPIPTASGVPITLQTFGVLLAGLVLGPWRGFLAVTLYLVVGLAGVPVFAEMTGGLGVLGKPSVGYLLAFPLGAALAGVLGGLALRLPARRPPAGPGAPVARRLLVRATPALRFVALVGAGLAASFLTIHPAGVAGLMWRLGVDLPAAVAIDVVYWPGDVVKNVLAAIVTLAVLRAFPDLRDRA, from the coding sequence ATGCCGAGCACGCCCGACGCCCCCGCCACCACGGCGCCCGCGCGCCCCGTGGCGCGCCGCCACCGCGGCACCGACGTCGCCCTCGTGGCGTCGTTCGCCGCGTTCGTCGCCGCCTGCGCCCTCGTGCCGCCGATCCCCACGGCGTCGGGCGTGCCGATCACCCTGCAGACGTTCGGCGTGCTGCTCGCCGGCCTGGTGCTGGGGCCGTGGCGCGGCTTCCTCGCCGTGACCCTGTACCTCGTCGTCGGGCTGGCCGGCGTGCCGGTGTTCGCGGAGATGACGGGGGGCCTGGGCGTCCTGGGCAAGCCGTCGGTCGGCTACCTGCTGGCGTTCCCGCTGGGTGCGGCGCTCGCCGGCGTCCTCGGCGGGCTCGCGCTGCGCCTGCCCGCCCGTCGCCCGCCCGCCGGTCCGGGCGCCCCGGTCGCGCGCCGGCTCCTGGTGCGCGCCACGCCCGCCCTCCGGTTCGTGGCTCTCGTCGGCGCCGGCCTGGCCGCGTCGTTCCTCACCATCCACCCCGCCGGCGTCGCGGGCCTGATGTGGCGGCTGGGGGTCGACCTGCCCGCGGCGGTCGCCATCGATGTCGTCTACTGGCCGGGCGACGTGGTGAAGAACGTCCTCGCCGCGATCGTCACGCTCGCCGTGCTGCGCGCGTTCCCGGACCTGCGCGACCGGGCCTGA
- a CDS encoding energy-coupling factor transporter transmembrane protein EcfT, translated as MHRAPAGAKLVALAAFTVAVVALKGPVPAAGLLGLALAASVVARLPWGRHLRALTPVLVTAAVLGVYQVWQRGPAAAAEVVLDLLAVVLAGTVVTATTRSDALLATVAGATHRLRAPLGRVGLHPETIALAVSLFLRTVPVLVQVAAESRDAARARGLERSPRAVVVPAAVRMVGHARATGDALAARGLGED; from the coding sequence GTGCACCGGGCACCCGCGGGCGCCAAGCTGGTGGCGCTCGCGGCGTTCACGGTGGCCGTGGTGGCACTGAAGGGACCGGTCCCCGCCGCCGGGCTCCTGGGCCTCGCGCTGGCCGCGTCGGTGGTCGCGCGCCTGCCGTGGGGGCGGCACCTGCGTGCCCTCACCCCCGTCCTGGTCACCGCTGCCGTCCTCGGGGTGTACCAGGTGTGGCAGCGCGGCCCGGCGGCCGCGGCCGAGGTCGTCCTCGACCTGCTCGCGGTGGTGCTCGCGGGCACGGTCGTGACCGCGACCACCCGGTCCGACGCCCTGCTGGCGACGGTGGCCGGTGCGACGCACCGCCTGCGGGCGCCGCTGGGCCGCGTCGGGCTGCACCCAGAGACGATCGCGCTGGCGGTGAGCCTGTTCCTGCGCACCGTGCCGGTCCTGGTGCAGGTGGCGGCCGAGTCGCGGGACGCAGCCCGGGCGCGGGGTCTCGAGCGCAGCCCGCGGGCGGTCGTGGTGCCGGCGGCGGTGCGCATGGTCGGGCACGCCCGGGCCACGGGCGACGCGCTGGCGGCGCGCGGCCTCGGCGAGGACTGA
- the fabI gene encoding enoyl-ACP reductase FabI, whose translation MALLEGKTLLVTGVLTDGSIAFHVARLAQEQGAQVVLTSFGRQLRLTQAIARRLPTTAPVVELDVTDDEHLAALPERVREHADHLDGVVHSIGFAPQSVMGGNFLAGEWPDVATALHVSAYSLKSLATASLPLLTPGSGLVGLTFDAQFAWPVYDWMGVAKAAFESTARYLARDLGPHGVRVNLVSAGPIRTTAAKSIPGFATMEGRWPERAPLGWDVSDPEPAARAVAALLSDWFPATTGEIVHVDGGVHAMGQ comes from the coding sequence ATGGCACTCCTCGAGGGCAAGACGCTCCTGGTCACCGGCGTCCTCACGGACGGCTCGATCGCGTTCCACGTCGCGCGGCTCGCCCAGGAGCAGGGCGCGCAGGTCGTGCTCACCTCCTTCGGCCGCCAGCTGCGCCTGACCCAGGCCATCGCGCGCCGCCTGCCGACGACCGCCCCCGTGGTCGAGCTCGACGTCACGGACGACGAGCACCTGGCCGCGCTGCCCGAGCGCGTGCGCGAGCACGCCGACCACCTCGACGGCGTCGTGCACTCCATCGGGTTCGCGCCGCAGTCCGTCATGGGCGGCAACTTCCTCGCCGGCGAGTGGCCCGACGTGGCGACCGCGCTGCACGTGTCCGCGTACTCGCTGAAGTCGCTGGCGACCGCGTCGCTGCCGCTGCTCACGCCGGGGTCCGGGCTCGTCGGGCTCACCTTCGACGCGCAGTTCGCGTGGCCCGTGTACGACTGGATGGGTGTGGCCAAGGCCGCGTTCGAGTCCACCGCCCGGTACCTGGCCCGCGACCTCGGCCCGCACGGCGTGCGGGTCAACCTCGTCTCGGCCGGCCCGATCCGCACCACCGCGGCCAAGTCGATCCCCGGCTTCGCCACGATGGAGGGCCGCTGGCCCGAGCGGGCGCCGCTCGGCTGGGACGTCTCCGACCCCGAGCCCGCCGCCCGTGCGGTCGCCGCGCTGCTGTCCGACTGGTTCCCCGCCACGACCGGCGAGATCGTGCACGTCGACGGCGGCGTCCACGCGATGGGGCAGTGA
- the fabG gene encoding 3-oxoacyl-ACP reductase FabG: MPDTDPTATTSTDVAPRSVLVTGANRGIGRAIAERFLARGDKVATIVRSGGAPDGVLEVRADVRDTAAVDAAFTQVEAAHGPVEVLVANAGVTRDQLLLRMTDEEFTDVLDVNLTGSFRVVRRASKGMIRLRRGRIVLISSVVGMYGSPGQVNYAASKSALVGMARSITRELGARGITANVVAPGFIDTDMTRDLPAERQDAYRASIPAGRFGLADEVAGVVEFLASDAAAYVSGAVVPVDGGLGMGH, from the coding sequence GTGCCCGACACCGATCCCACCGCCACGACCAGCACCGACGTCGCCCCCCGCAGCGTCCTCGTCACCGGCGCCAACCGCGGCATCGGCCGCGCCATCGCCGAGCGGTTCCTCGCCCGGGGTGACAAGGTCGCCACGATCGTGCGCTCCGGCGGTGCGCCCGACGGCGTGCTCGAGGTCCGCGCCGACGTCCGCGACACCGCGGCCGTCGACGCCGCGTTCACCCAGGTCGAGGCCGCGCACGGCCCCGTGGAGGTGCTCGTCGCCAACGCCGGCGTGACCCGCGACCAGCTCCTCCTGCGGATGACCGACGAGGAGTTCACCGACGTCCTCGACGTCAACCTCACCGGCTCGTTCCGGGTCGTGCGCCGCGCGAGCAAGGGCATGATCCGCCTGCGCCGCGGCCGCATCGTCCTCATCTCCTCGGTCGTCGGCATGTACGGCTCGCCGGGCCAGGTGAACTACGCCGCCTCGAAGTCGGCGCTGGTGGGCATGGCCCGGTCGATCACCCGCGAGCTCGGCGCCCGTGGCATCACCGCCAACGTCGTCGCGCCGGGCTTCATCGACACCGACATGACCCGCGACCTGCCCGCCGAGCGGCAGGACGCCTACCGCGCCTCGATCCCCGCCGGCCGCTTCGGCCTGGCCGACGAGGTCGCCGGCGTCGTCGAGTTCCTCGCCTCCGACGCGGCCGCGTACGTCTCCGGCGCCGTCGTGCCGGTCGACGGCGGCCTCGGCATGGGGCACTGA